A stretch of Bombus huntii isolate Logan2020A chromosome 7, iyBomHunt1.1, whole genome shotgun sequence DNA encodes these proteins:
- the LOC126867836 gene encoding venom serine protease Bi-VSP-like — protein MVRKMTDRKVLFACLVLITLLHPLVHMVSGEECTTPNNQTGNCLNIKTCNPLQEILQTQGHTATDFLSKSLCRYEGHAPIVCCPNDPNKEKRGILIETVYKYVPLRPPYCGFSNGEHTRVVDGKPAKLGAWPWIAALGFHNPQNPDTEPEWKCGGSLISARHVLTAAHCAIRSDLYVVRIGDLNLKRDDDGAHPIQMGFESKLIHPDYTPNIHNHDIAILRLVEEVPFSKYIHPICLPIEESLRNNDFVGYNPLVAGWGALRYRGPRSDVLMEVQVPVVSNAECKTAYSKFPNAPITDGVICAGYAQGGKDACTGDSGGPLMIRQQLTFYLIGAVSYGHACAVAGYPGVYTRITSYLDNFILPALQ, from the exons ATGGTGAG aaaaatgACGGATCGCAAAGTGTTGTTTGCATGTTTGGTGTTAATTACTCTcctgcatccattagttcacaTGGTGTCTGGCGAAG aatgtacaaCACCGAACAATCAAACAGGCAACTGTCTCAACATTAAAACATGTAaccctctgcaagaaatactGCAGACACAGGGTCATACAGCTACCGATTTTTTGAGCAAATCACTATGCAGATATGAGGGTCATGCTCCGATCGTTTGTTGTCCAAACGATCCAAACAAGGAGAAGAGAGGGATTTTAATagaaactgtgtataagtacgTGCCCTTGCGTCCACCATATTGTGGTTTCAGCAACGGCGAGCATACCAGGGTGGttgatggtaaaccagctaagcttg GTGCTTGGCCgtggatcgctgcattaggttttcatAATCCCCAAAACCCAGATACTGAACCAgaatggaagtgcggaggttccctgatatcggctaggcatgttttgaccgcagcacattgtgcaatACGCAGTGATTTGTACGTGGTTCGTATCGGAGACTTAAATCTAAAACGAGATGACGACGGAGCGCATCCTATTCAAATGGGATTCGAATCTAAACTAATACATCCTGATTATACTCCCAATATACACAATCAtgatattgccattcttagattggtggaggaggtgccattttcga AGTACATACATCCCATTTGTCTCCCCATAGAGGAGTCCCTACGAAATAACGACTTCGtgggctataacccccttgttgctggatggggagcattaagatata gaggACCACGAAGTGATgtattaatggaagtacaagtGCCAGTGGTTAGCAACGCCGAATGCAAGacagcttattccaaatttcctaatgcacctatCACTGATGGTGTAATATGCGCCGGGTATGCTCAGGGTGGAAAGGAtgcttgtacg GGTGATAGCGGCGGACCACTGATGATACGACAGCAATTAACCTTCTACCTAATAGGTGCTGTGTCTTATGGTCATGCGTGTGCTGTAGCTGGATATCCTGGTGTTTACACTAGGATCACGTCGTACCTCGACAACTTCATTCTCCCAGCCTTGCaataa